A stretch of Palaemon carinicauda isolate YSFRI2023 chromosome 36, ASM3689809v2, whole genome shotgun sequence DNA encodes these proteins:
- the LOC137628373 gene encoding pupal cuticle protein Edg-78E-like — MNRLLFLACLVALVAADVYNAHIPILKDDRTQNSYGEYAFDFETGNGIKRQEAGRQGYGQETNGGWSYTAPEGIPISLTFEAGPQGYVPVGAHLPVGPTPPPLPYQRTGN; from the exons ATGAACCGTCTGTTATTC CTCGCTTGCCTGGTGGCCcttgttgctgctgatgtctacaaTGCCCACATCCCAATCCTTAAGGACGACCGGACTCAGAACTCCTACGGGGAGTACGCCTTCGATTTCGAGACTGGCAACGGCATCAAGAGACAGGAAGCTGGTAGACAGGGTTATGGACAGGAGACCAATGGGGGTTGGAG CTACACCGCTCCAGAAGGAATCCCCATTTCCCTGACGTTTGAAGCTGGTCCCCAAGGATACGTACCCGTTGGTGCCCACCTTCCAGTTGGTCCTACCCCTCCCCCACTGCCCTACCAACGCACAGGAAACTAA
- the LOC137628374 gene encoding endocuticle structural glycoprotein SgAbd-8-like encodes MVVADSYKTPIPILKDDRTQNAYGEYTFEFETGNGIKRNEAGRQNDGQESQGGWSYTGPEGIPIALTFSAGAQGYVPVGDHLPTPPTPVALPYERTDGGH; translated from the exons ATGGTGGTGGCCGACAGCTACAAGACGCCCATCCCGATCCTGAAGGACGACCGAACTCAGAACGCCTACGGCGAGTACACCTTCGAGTTCGAGACCGGAAACGGAATCAAGAGGAACGAGGCCGGAAGGCAGAATGACGGACAGGAGTCACAAGGAGGATGGAG CTACACTGGTCCCGAGGGCATCCCCATCGCCCTGACCTTCTCCGCCGGTGCCCAAGGGTACGTGCCCGTCGGCGACCACCTGCCCACTCCCCCAACACCTGTGGCTCTTCCATACGAACGTACCGACGGAGGTCACTAA